One window from the genome of Kluyveromyces marxianus DMKU3-1042 DNA, complete genome, chromosome 3 encodes:
- the SAH1 gene encoding adenosylhomocysteinase has translation MSAPAHNYKVADISLAAFGRKEIELAEHEMPGLIAIRKAYAAEQPLKGARIAGCLHMTIQTAVLIETLVALGAEVTWSSCNIYSTQDHAAAAIAASGVPVFAWKGETEEEYLWCIEQQLFAFKDDKKLNLILDDGGDLTTLVHDKYPEMLNDCFGLSEETTTGVHHLYRMLKENKLKVPAINVNDSVTKSKFDNLYGCRESLLDGIKRATDVMVAGKAAVVAGYGDVGKGCAAALRGFGARVVVTEIDPINALQAAMEGYQVVTMEEAASFGQIFVTTTGCRDIITKEHFLKMSDDAIVCNIGHFDIEIDVAWLKANATECINIKPQVDRYLLSNGKHIILLADGRLVNLGCATGHSSFVMSCSFSNQVLAQIALFKANDKEFREKHIEFQKTGPFDVGVHVLPKILDEAVAKFHLDKLGVKLTKLSATQSEYLGIPEEGPYKADHYRY, from the coding sequence ATGTCTGCTCCAGCTCACAACTACAAGGTTGCTGATATCTCCCTAGCCGCATTCGGTagaaaagaaatcgaaTTGGCTGAACATGAAATGCCAGGTTTGATCGCTATCAGAAAGGCTTATGCCGCTGAACAACCATTGAAGGGTGCCAGAATTGCTGGTTGTTTGCACATGACCATTCAAACTGCTGTTTTGATTGAGACCTTGGTTGCTCTTGGTGCTGAAGTTACCTGGAGTTCTTGTAACATTTACTCTACTCAAGACCACGCCGCTGCTGCCATTGCTGCTTCTGGTGTTCCTGTCTTTGCCTGGAAGGGTGAAACCGAAGAGGAATACCTATGGTGTATTGAACAACAATTGTTTGCCTTCAAGGACGACAAAAAGTTGAACTTGATCTTGGACGATGGTGGTGATTTGACCACTTTGGTTCATGACAAATACCCAGAAATGTTGAACGACTGTTTCGGTTTGTCTGAAGAAACCACTACCGGTGTTCACCACTTGTACAGAATGCTAAAGGAAAACAAGTTGAAGGTCCCAGCTATCAACGTCAACGACTCCGTCACCAAGTCCAAGTTCGACAACTTGTACGGTTGCAGAGAGTCTTTGCTAGATGGTATCAAGAGAGCCACCGATGTTATGGTTGCTGGTAAGGCcgctgttgttgctggttACGGTGATGTCGGTAAGGGTTGTGCTGCTGCATTGAGAGGTTTCGGTGCTCGTGTTGTTGTTACCGAAATTGATCCAATCAACGCTTTGCAAGCTGCCATGGAAGGTTACCAAGTTGTCACTATGGAAGAAGCTGCTTCTTTCGGTCAAATTTTTGTCACCACCACTGGTTGTAGAGACATCATCACTAAGGAGCACTTCTTGAAGATGTCCGACGATGCCATTGTCTGTAACATTGGTCACTTCGATATTGAAATCGATGTTGCTTGGTTGAAGGCCAACGCCACTGAATGTATTAACATCAAGCCTCAAGTCGACCGTTACTTGTTGTCCAATGGTAAGCACATCATTTTGTTGGCTGACGGTAGATTGGTTAACTTGGGTTGTGCTACTGGTCACTCCTCTTTCGTTATGTCTTGCTCTTTCTCTAACCAAGTCTTGGCTCAAATCGCTTTGTTCAAGGCTAACGATAAGGAATTCAGAGAAAAGCACATCGAATTCCAAAAGACTGGTCCATTCGACGTTGGTGTCCACGTTCTACCAAAGATCTTGGATGAAGCTGTCGCTAAGTTCCATTTGGACAAGTTGGGTGTTAAGTTGACCAAGTTGTCTGCTACTCAATCTGAATATCTAGGTATTCCAGAGGAAGGTCCTTACAAGGCTGATCACTACAGATATTAA
- the SHE10 gene encoding uncharacterized protein produces the protein MKKFGRLLRLLIVVLLAVSSAKYTCSNTSAGGLDICKYTDTKYYRNVLDTRFPHAMQNYDAVLVPKLKSAALNVHSTVKTKIVPCTIRSYQSLISYLQTKVYPKILTYTTITESYVRRGYLHLKLFTDVTVIPSVRKVYYKLIIKYPIIEHYIYSGQAYAKLVQISVAKYINIFRYHFHAYDDKYGYGKLSRTEKFITFKTWFTKELYTFSKYLQHMSIKFWNDTLLPTAFYLKELFISQWNSFIESGYDLNKRDTDDSVIYENDEEDYTETSTIFVTLTATDDVLGAQSKATQALDFPREDELDLPLQEVVKNQLAPWTDTVESKLTGLIKDFESDINEYADAKLSEVEPILGELLKKASNTSQKNFQIITRAIMDINCTESVDPVTNETIWFDQDGTQLSRYMTRELMREFFSAAHSEFDAISKEIREHLKKLANEVNGQVEVLRQENVEVYEEWADVMITEFSKQLAYIDVAVNNENEDSLKKEHRENWRAFMKLKRQVIDMRDRLLEHPVELDTLQKFVNKAQFTLKTLSHENGEYLYILRSKANLEFQAREALERKARLSAAESSDMVDSNNSINTTVTTSSSSSSSSSSSTTTTTTDAISPIIELSTEESSEIEESSIESSIESTPSETEIKSALKEKNETAIE, from the coding sequence ATGAAGAAGTTCGGTAGACTATTGAGGCTTTTGATAGTCGTGCTGCTTGCAGTATCGTCCGCAAAGTACACCTGCAGTAATACGTCTGCTGGCGGATTAGACATATGCAAATATACTGACACAAAATACTATAGAAATGTTTTGGATACGAGGTTCCCCCATGCTATGCAAAACTATGATGCAGTATTAGTACCAAAGCTGAAATCTGCTGCTTTGAATGTTCATTCGACCGTTAAAACAAAGATTGTTCCTTGCACTATTCGCTCATATCAATCCTTGATTTCATATCTTCAAACCAAGGTATACCCAAAGATCTTGACTTACACTACCATTACTGAATCGTATGTGCGTCGTGGGTACCTACACCTGAAACTATTCACGGATGTTACCGTCATTCCTTCGGTTCGAAAGGTTTATTACAAACTCATAATAAAGTACCCAATTATTGAACATTACATTTATTCTGGCCAAGCTTACGCAAAACTTGTTCAAATTAGTGTAGCCAAATACATTAATATCTTCAGATACCACTTTCATGCTTACGATGACAAATATGGATACGGCAAACTTTCTAGAACCGAGAAGTTCATAACTTTCAAGACATGGTTTACTAAAGAATTGTACACTTTTAGCAAATATTTGCAACATATGAGCATTAAGTTTTGGAACGATACATTACTACCAACTGCCTTCTACTTGAAGGAACTATTTATCAGTCAATGGAACAGTTTTATAGAATCTGGTTATGACTTGAATAAAAGAGACACCGACGACTCGGTCATATacgaaaatgatgaagaagactACACAGaaacttcaacaatattCGTTACTTTGACTGCTACCGATGATGTTCTTGGCGCTCAATCTAAGGCAACACAAGCACTGGATTTCCCAAGAGAAGATGAATTAGATCTTCCATTACAGGAAGTTGTCAAAAACCAATTGGCACCTTGGACAGACACCGTTGAAAGCAAATTGACTGGTCTAATCAAAGACTTTGAATCTGATATCAATGAGTATGCTGATGCGAAGCTGAGTGAAGTTGAACCGATATTGGGggaattgttgaaaaagGCTAGTAACACATCACAGAAAAATTTCCAAATTATCACTAGGGCAATCATGGATATTAATTGTACTGAAAGCGTAGATCCAGTAACCAACGAAACGATTTGGTTCGATCAAGACGGTACACAACTATCAAGATACATGACAAGGGAACTGATGCGTGAGTTTTTCTCCGCCGCGCATTCAGAATTTGATGCTATCTCAAAGGAAATTCGTGAGCATTTGAAAAAGTTAGCAAATGAAGTCAACGGTCAGGTAGAAGTGCTACGTCAAGAAAATGTCGAGGTGTACGAAGAATGGGCAGATGTAATGATCACAGAGTTCTCGAAGCAACTAGCCTATATTGATGTCGCTGTGAACaacgaaaatgaagatagtttgaaaaaagaaCACCGCGAAAATTGGAGGGCTTTCATGAAACTAAAGAGACAAGTGATTGATATGAGAGATCGTCTACTAGAACATCCAGTGGAACTAGACACGTTACAGAAATTCGTAAACAAAGCTCAATTCACGTTGAAAACTTTGTCGCACGAAAACGGAGAATACTTGTATATCTTGAGAAGCAAGGCTAATCTCGAGTTTCAAGCTCGTGAGGCCCTTGAAAGGAAAGCCAGATTATCCGCAGCAGAATCTTCTGACATGGTTGACTCTAACAACTCGATCAATACGACAGTTACTACCAGTTCTAGCAGTTCTAGCAGTTCTAGCAGTTCTACCACCACTACCACAACTGATGCTATCAGCCCAATAATTGAGCTCTCAACGGAAGAAAGCTCAGAGATTGAAGAGAGCAGTATCGAAAGCAGTATCGAAAGCACCCCTTCTGAGACGGAAATTAAGTCAGcattaaaagagaaaaacgAAACAGCAATTGAATAA
- the SAP155 gene encoding SIT4-associating protein SAP155 translates to MSFWPFGQNFNSSNINGILEEYFHVMHGLEKQAQKRTGSRNTNNSDATNTALVAATDTATVNDTDLNDRVNNDNDNDDDNSNMNSNNNNNDDNDYDFDDNENQNDGDEDMITRDSVGLDVHGMGIGGNIASSDTMVSASASLSNALGNSSTKSQPSLIPTPRHFNNTNINIGESAPPKSTSSSRTDSLSSASTSTSSASNPSEDDGQFTFQSLNHKFMDDILEETELLNELTRQNNTLLDFVCFGYFYSENGEKVDNIAYLIDCLLECIDRIDDDNDPASFEDDEVATDNDNENNSVTNETLDENDTKSTGTGYKRTNDTDIDNSNNKKLSGETDQLQDNDILSDIKESFQDPHSFSSASHDDSIIPMLDSKLKKKSTFLNKANIISEIFALDIWLISESLVKNTEYLNKIWSILYHPKFTEEKSPLVPIFLKINQNLLLTRQDQYLNFIRTRENLVQDMLKHIDISLLMDFFLKIIATDKQEAPTGIIELVSDQKLIDQLFSFLVNDKYSADIQACTGDFIKSIIAISANAPLDEMSIGPNSLTRELASEKCIDYLLNCIVNERGPALITAVSITIELIRKNNSDYDQVNLLTTTIKSHPPSMRDPVYLGVMLRKFSEHLVSLKNILFDIANDDSLPLLENQIGEKYKPLGFERFKVVELIAELLHCSNMGLMNSKKAERIVKERDQIRTELVKQLEEALTDLSIKPISNSSNSTAESPTELNLEDDVDESFEVPYVNDNQNAKLRSNPTVGDSFKIKLYDSQLLPIIIQLFIQYPWNNFWHNVIFDIIQQIFNGRMDFSYNSFLVYSLFSNKNATRFATDNGLDSPPIDFQITRDLVLLGYKNSHKFYETHKTTLGFMGHLVLIAEEIVKFSKVYKVDLISPDIYQVLLDEDWEFYSNDILNDTRIMYSKILGGGDYVEDGNIAGDIVMGTDQDPNSFSTQQDLHQKLREKLIEKSRKEVDDKNEKNGVIILPAGP, encoded by the coding sequence ATGTCATTCTGGCCATTTGGGCAGAACTTTAATAGTTCCAATATAAATGGAATCTTGGAGGAGTACTTCCATGTAATGCATGGTTTGGAGAAGCAAGCTCAGAAAAGGACTGGCTCCAGGAATACCAACAATAGTGATGCAACAAACACTGCTCTAGTTGCTGCTACTGATACTGCCACCGTAAATGATACCGATCTCAATGATAGAGTTAATAATGACAACgacaatgatgatgataatagtAATATGAACagtaacaataataataacgatGATAACGACTACGACTTCGATGATAATGAAAACCAAAACGATGGAGACGAAGATATGATTACCAGAGACTCTGTTGGTTTAGATGTTCATGGTATGGGGATTGGTGGTAACATCGCTTCCAGTGATACCATGGTCAGTGCTTCTGCCTCTCTCTCTAACGCCTTAGGTAACTCATCGACGAAATCACAACCTTCACTGATACCAACTCCAAGACATTTTAACAACACAAACATCAACATTGGGGAATCTGCGCCTCCAAAATCAACCTCCTCATCTCGTACAGATTCTCTATCCAGCGCGTCGACTTCAACGAGCTCGGCGTCGAATCCTAGTGAAGACGATGGTCAGTTCACTTTCCAATCTCTCAATCATAAATTTATGGATGatattttggaagaaacagaacttttgaatgaattaACAAGACAAAATAATACTCTTTTagattttgtttgttttggttaCTTTTATTCAGAAAATGGTGAAAAAGTTGATAACATTGCGTACTTAATCGACTGTCTACTAGAATGTATTGATAGAATTGATGATGACAACGATCCGGCTTCATTTGAGGACGATGAAGTCGCTActgataatgataatgaaaataatagtGTCACCAACGAAACACTAGACGAAAATGACACAAAGAGTACTGGTACTGGTTACAAGAGGACTAATGATACCGATATCGATAATAGtaacaacaaaaaactATCTGGGGAAACTGATCAACTTCAAGataatgatattttgaGTGATATCAAAGAATCTTTTCAAGACCCCCATAGCTTCTCATCGGCTTCACATGATGATTCAATAATTCCCATGTTAGATTCcaagttaaagaaaaagtcTACTTTTCTCAATAAAGCTAATATTATCTCAGAAATATTTGCATTGGATATTTGGTTAATTAGCGAATCACTCGTGAAGAATACGGAGTATCTAAATAAGATATGGTCTATTCTCTACCACCCAAAGTTCACAGAGGAAAAGTCACCTCTAGTTCCTATCTTTCTAAAGATAAACCAAAATCTACTTCTGACTAGACAGGACCAATATTTAAACTTTATTAGGACAAGGGAAAACCTTGTTCAAGATATGCTAAAGCATATTGATATATCTCTCCTCATGGATTTCTTCTTAAAAATAATTGCAACTGATAAACAGGAGGCTCCCACAGGTATCATCGAACTAGTCTCTGATCAAAAACTTATTGACCAGCTATTCTCTTTCCTTGTTAATGATAAATATTCCGCAGATATTCAAGCTTGCACTGGTGACTTCATCAAATCGATTATTGCAATTTCTGCAAATGCTCCACTTGACGAAATGTCTATTGGACCCAACAGCTTAACAAGAGAATTAGCCTCAGAAAAATGCATAGATTACTTATTAAACTGCATAGTCAATGAGAGAGGTCCTGCGTTGATAACAGCAGTTTCCATCACTATCGAATTAATAAGGAAGAATAACTCAGACTATGATCAGGTAAACTTGTTAACAACTACTATAAAAAGCCATCCTCCTTCTATGAGGGATCCAGTGTATTTGGGTGTGATGTTAAGAAAGTTTTCTGAACATCTTGtaagtttgaagaatattttattcGATATTGCAAATGATGATTCTCTTCCTTTGCTCGAAAACCAGATTGGCGAAAAATATAAGCCATTAGGATTTGAGAGATTCAAGGTTGTTGAACTAATTGCAGAACTATTACATTGTTCCAATATGGGATTGATGAACTCCAAGAAAGCTGAAAGGATAGTGAAGGAACGTGATCAGATAAGAACGGAACTGGTCAAGCAGTTAGAAGAGGCATTGACAGACTTGAGTATAAAGCCGAtcagtaatagtagtaattCTACTGCGGAATCACCCACTGAACTGAAccttgaagatgatgtgGATGAATCATTCGAGGTCCCTTATGTCAACGACAATCAAAATGCAAAACTAAGGTCCAACCCTACTGTTGGTGACTcattcaaaataaaattataCGATTCTCAACTACTTCCTATCATAATTCAATTATTCATTCAATATCCCTGGAACAACTTTTGGCATAAtgttatatttgatatcaTCCAGCAAATATTCAATGGAAGGATGGACTTTTCTtacaattcttttttggtttattcTCTATTCAGTAATAAAAATGCTACTCGCTTTGCAACAGATAACGGTTTGGATTCCCCTCCTATTGATTTTCAAATTACAAGAGATTTGGTGTTGTTAGGTTATAAAAACTCTCATAAGTTTTACGAAACACACAAGACTACACTTGGATTTATGGGACATTTAGTATTGATAGCAGAGGAAATTGTCAAATTTTCTAAGGTTTATAAGGTTGATTTGATATCACCTGATATCTATCAAGTTCTACTTGACGAAGACTGGGAATTTTATTCAAACGATATTCTTAACGATACCAGGATTATGTATTCGAAGATTTTGGGTGGTGGTGATTATGTTGAAGATGGTAATATAGCTGGAGATATTGTAATGGGAACAGACCAAGATCCAAACAGCTTTTCTACACAACAGGACCTTCACCAAAAATTAAGAGAAAAATTGATAGAGAAAAGTAGAAAAGAAGTGGATGAcaagaatgaaaagaatggCGTAATTATACTCCCTGCAGGTCCTTAA